In Nonomuraea sp. NBC_00507, the following are encoded in one genomic region:
- a CDS encoding D-alanine--D-alanine ligase family protein: MSKPRVAVVFGGRNSEHAVSLMGAGSVLDVIDRSKYEVIPIGIAQDGRWVLAASDQRFAIEGGELPVVDSSGAALALPSGGPSLVAYDPGSIPVELGSVDVVFPVMHGPFAEDGTIQGLLEMAGVRYVGSGVLASAVGMDKAHMKTVMAAAGLPTGPYVVVRDRDWRTNRELVLKEAEELGWPVFVKPARAGSSQGISKAHDREQLAEAVEFARQHDPKVLIEAAIEGREIECAVLESFGDEPAAASLPGEVKVEGGQEFFDFEAKYYPDQMSLTVPADLPAETAEELRAMAVRAFEALDCEGLARVDFFYTPDGKLVFNEINTMPGFTSLSVAPQLWAATGMPYPALVDRLIQLALSRSAGLR, translated from the coding sequence ATGAGCAAGCCACGCGTCGCCGTCGTTTTCGGAGGTCGCAATTCCGAGCATGCCGTGTCCCTGATGGGCGCGGGCAGCGTGCTGGATGTGATCGACAGGAGCAAATATGAGGTGATCCCGATCGGGATCGCCCAGGACGGCAGGTGGGTGCTGGCCGCCTCCGACCAGCGCTTCGCCATCGAGGGCGGCGAGCTGCCGGTCGTCGACAGCTCGGGCGCGGCGCTGGCGCTGCCGTCCGGCGGCCCCTCGCTGGTGGCGTACGACCCGGGCAGCATCCCCGTGGAGCTCGGCTCGGTCGACGTGGTGTTCCCCGTGATGCACGGGCCGTTCGCCGAGGACGGGACGATCCAGGGGCTGCTGGAGATGGCCGGGGTGCGATACGTCGGCTCCGGCGTGCTGGCCAGCGCGGTCGGCATGGACAAGGCCCACATGAAGACCGTGATGGCCGCGGCAGGGCTGCCGACCGGCCCCTACGTGGTCGTGCGTGACCGGGACTGGCGGACCAACCGCGAGCTCGTGCTGAAGGAGGCGGAGGAGCTCGGCTGGCCGGTGTTCGTCAAGCCCGCCAGGGCCGGCTCCTCGCAGGGCATCTCCAAGGCGCACGACCGGGAGCAGTTGGCGGAGGCCGTCGAGTTCGCCAGGCAGCACGACCCCAAGGTGCTCATCGAGGCCGCGATCGAGGGGCGGGAGATCGAGTGCGCGGTGCTGGAGTCGTTCGGTGACGAGCCCGCGGCTGCGTCGCTGCCCGGCGAGGTGAAGGTCGAGGGCGGGCAGGAGTTCTTCGACTTCGAGGCGAAGTACTACCCCGACCAGATGTCGCTGACCGTGCCCGCCGACCTCCCGGCGGAGACGGCCGAGGAGCTGCGGGCCATGGCCGTGCGGGCGTTCGAGGCGCTCGACTGCGAAGGGCTCGCACGGGTGGACTTCTTCTACACGCCGGACGGCAAGCTGGTCTTCAACGAGATCAACACGATGCCGGGATTCACGTCGCTGTCGGTGGCGCCTCAGCTCTGGGCCGCGACGGGGATGCCCTACCCGGCGCTGGTGGATCGGCTCATCCAGCTCGCGCTGTCCCGGTCAGCGGGTCTGCGGTGA
- a CDS encoding DUF3515 domain-containing protein produces the protein MRAAAVLLVLLALAGCGGTVQVEPPAPQGQAAAACDKLATLLPQTLDGAPRSTSTPESPYVAVWGDGVIALRCGVPRPVRMAPTDQLQEIDGVGWFPDPEKPALFTAVTDSAYVEVTVGGEHTAAEVLADLSKPIAQISPQTR, from the coding sequence ATGCGTGCCGCCGCCGTCCTGCTCGTTCTCCTAGCACTCGCTGGTTGCGGCGGCACCGTGCAGGTCGAGCCGCCCGCGCCGCAGGGCCAGGCGGCGGCTGCCTGCGACAAGCTGGCGACACTCCTGCCCCAGACGCTCGACGGGGCGCCGCGCAGCACGTCCACGCCGGAGTCGCCGTACGTGGCCGTCTGGGGCGACGGTGTCATCGCCCTGCGTTGTGGCGTGCCCCGGCCGGTCAGGATGGCGCCCACCGACCAACTGCAGGAGATCGACGGCGTCGGCTGGTTCCCCGATCCGGAAAAGCCCGCGTTGTTCACCGCCGTGACCGACTCCGCGTATGTGGAGGTCACGGTCGGCGGCGAGCACACCGCCGCCGAGGTGCTCGCTGACCTGTCGAAGCCGATCGCCCAGATCTCACCGCAGACCCGCTGA
- a CDS encoding Lrp/AsnC family transcriptional regulator, producing MVQAYILIQTEVGKAAAVAHEISEIPGVTQAEDVTGPYDVIVRAEARNVDELGKLVVAQIQAVDGITRTLTCPIVHI from the coding sequence ATGGTGCAGGCCTACATCCTTATTCAGACCGAGGTCGGCAAGGCCGCTGCGGTGGCTCACGAGATTTCCGAGATCCCCGGGGTCACTCAGGCTGAAGACGTGACGGGCCCCTACGACGTGATCGTCCGCGCGGAGGCCCGCAACGTCGACGAACTGGGCAAACTCGTCGTGGCGCAGATTCAGGCGGTGGACGGGATCACGCGTACTCTTACGTGTCCGATCGTTCACATCTGA
- a CDS encoding thiamine-phosphate kinase encodes MCVRRCVITVGDLGEFGAINRITGRLPQGAAVMLGPGDDAAVIGAPDGRVAVSTDLLIEGRHFRRDWSSGYDVGRKAAAQNLADVVAMGATPTCIVVGLGMPADLPVAWLDALTDGIRDECAVVGASVAGGDITRCDLVVLGVTALGDLGGRPPVTRAGAAPGQVVAVSGRLGYAAAGWALLDAGAPVDSAALQEVVAAHRRPHPPYAEGPRAAELGATAMLDVSDGLLQDLGHVAKASGVRVELDPQAFAIGEPVAAAAKELGVDPLEWVLTGGEDHALAAVFPQGVPLPASWHVVGRVVEGDGVLVYGREIGHGGWDHFR; translated from the coding sequence GTGTGCGTCAGGAGGTGCGTCATCACAGTCGGAGATCTCGGCGAATTCGGAGCGATAAATCGTATTACCGGACGTCTGCCCCAGGGCGCGGCAGTGATGCTGGGCCCGGGTGACGACGCCGCGGTGATCGGTGCGCCTGACGGGCGCGTGGCGGTGTCCACGGATCTGCTGATCGAGGGTAGGCACTTTCGCCGGGACTGGTCCAGTGGTTATGACGTGGGTCGCAAGGCCGCCGCGCAGAACCTCGCGGACGTGGTCGCCATGGGGGCGACGCCCACGTGCATCGTGGTCGGGCTCGGGATGCCGGCGGACCTGCCGGTGGCGTGGCTGGACGCGCTGACCGACGGGATCCGCGACGAGTGCGCCGTGGTCGGCGCAAGCGTGGCCGGCGGCGACATCACCCGCTGTGACCTGGTGGTCCTTGGGGTGACCGCGCTGGGGGACCTGGGCGGGCGGCCACCGGTCACCCGTGCCGGTGCGGCGCCGGGGCAGGTTGTGGCGGTCTCGGGACGGCTCGGGTACGCCGCCGCCGGGTGGGCGCTGCTCGACGCCGGCGCGCCGGTGGACTCCGCCGCACTCCAGGAGGTCGTGGCCGCGCATCGGCGGCCGCATCCCCCGTACGCGGAGGGTCCGCGGGCGGCGGAGCTGGGCGCGACCGCGATGCTCGACGTCAGCGACGGGCTGCTGCAGGACCTCGGCCACGTCGCCAAGGCCAGCGGGGTGCGGGTGGAGCTGGATCCGCAGGCGTTCGCGATCGGGGAGCCGGTGGCCGCGGCGGCCAAAGAACTCGGGGTCGATCCGCTGGAGTGGGTGCTCACGGGGGGCGAGGATCACGCCCTCGCGGCCGTGTTCCCCCAAGGGGTGCCGCTGCCGGCGTCGTGGCATGTCGTGGGCCGGGTGGTCGAGGGTGACGGCGTACTGGTCTATGGGCGTGAGATTGGACACGGCGGGTGGGATCACTTTCGGTAA
- the thiD gene encoding bifunctional hydroxymethylpyrimidine kinase/phosphomethylpyrimidine kinase → MGDMTVSTPPRVLTVAGSDSGGGAGIQADLKTMLAMGVHGMSVIAAVTAQNSLGVQGYWELPPEAVRAQLDSVLGDIGAQAVKTGMLASPALVELVADVLGGYAAPVVVDPVGVSKHGDPLLAPEAVETVRTRLLPVATVATPNLWEVEQLTSVKVEDEDGLRRAADAVLELGPTWALIKGGHLPGAPVDLLTDGTSEYRFAAERLDNRHTHGTGCTLASAIASRLALGDDVPAAVGKAKEYVTGAIARGFPLGAGIGPVDHAWHWR, encoded by the coding sequence ATGGGGGACATGACGGTTTCGACCCCTCCACGCGTGCTGACCGTCGCCGGCTCCGACTCAGGGGGCGGCGCGGGCATCCAAGCCGATCTGAAGACCATGCTGGCCATGGGCGTCCACGGCATGAGCGTCATCGCGGCCGTGACCGCGCAGAACTCGCTCGGTGTCCAGGGCTACTGGGAGCTGCCGCCCGAAGCCGTGCGGGCGCAGCTCGACTCGGTGCTCGGCGACATCGGCGCCCAGGCGGTCAAGACCGGCATGCTGGCCTCTCCGGCGCTGGTCGAGCTCGTGGCGGACGTGCTGGGCGGCTATGCCGCGCCGGTGGTGGTCGATCCCGTCGGGGTGTCGAAGCACGGCGACCCGCTGCTGGCGCCCGAGGCCGTCGAGACGGTGCGGACCCGGCTCCTGCCTGTGGCCACCGTGGCCACGCCGAACCTGTGGGAGGTGGAGCAGCTCACCTCGGTCAAGGTCGAGGACGAGGATGGGCTCCGGCGGGCGGCGGACGCCGTACTGGAGCTGGGGCCCACGTGGGCGCTGATCAAGGGCGGCCACCTGCCCGGCGCGCCCGTGGACCTGCTCACGGACGGCACGAGCGAATACCGCTTCGCCGCCGAACGCCTCGACAACCGCCACACCCACGGCACGGGCTGCACGCTGGCCTCGGCCATCGCCTCCCGGCTCGCGCTGGGCGACGATGTGCCCGCGGCGGTGGGAAAGGCGAAGGAGTACGTGACCGGTGCGATCGCCCGCGGATTCCCCCTGGGCGCCGGCATCGGCCCGGTGGACCACGCCTGGCACTGGCGCTGA
- the rpmB gene encoding 50S ribosomal protein L28, whose protein sequence is MASVCDVCRKGPTFGNNVSHSHRRTRRRWNPNIQTVRAVIGGTPKKLNVCTSCIKAGKVTR, encoded by the coding sequence GTGGCTTCCGTCTGCGATGTCTGCCGCAAGGGCCCGACCTTCGGCAACAATGTGTCCCACTCGCACCGCCGCACCCGCCGTCGTTGGAACCCCAACATCCAGACGGTTCGCGCGGTCATCGGCGGCACGCCGAAGAAGCTGAACGTGTGCACCTCGTGCATCAAGGCGGGCAAGGTCACCCGCTAG
- a CDS encoding DAK2 domain-containing protein, with protein MKILDPPAVRRWARLAADALGRARTEIDALNVFPVADGDTGTNLHLTLLSAAEAVESLPDDVDAAVVWQTLSYGALVGARGNSGVIVSQALRGLAEVLKDGHDLRAGLLRAAVLAREAVARPVEGTVLSVLESAARAVQDVDGDLHEVARQAAGEARAALGRTPDQLDVLARSGVVDAGGAGAAIVLETLAAVITDSYADHYDVPPPTTRVAPMTEVGAGYEVMYLLDADDRAVARLREELDAMGDSLVVVGGEGLWNVHVHVAEAGPAVEAGLRAGRPHRIKITYLAERTHRGSAGRGVVAVAAGEGIAALFEECGAVVVRRAPGARPALPALLAAIRQAGSEVAVLPNDDGVGSVAAAAAEIAREDGVTVSVLPTKATVQGLAALAVHDPLRRFDDDVVAMTDAASQTRYGHVTVADREAFTSAGVCRPGDVLGMIEGDVALIGGTLERVATMIVDRMVAGGGELVTLVTGAEAPAGLAAGIEEHLRHTRPDVDLVVYDGEQGGYPLLIGVE; from the coding sequence ATGAAGATCCTCGACCCGCCCGCGGTGCGCCGCTGGGCCCGCCTGGCGGCCGACGCCCTGGGCCGGGCCAGGACGGAGATCGACGCCCTCAACGTGTTCCCGGTCGCCGACGGCGACACCGGCACCAACCTGCACCTGACCCTGTTGTCCGCGGCCGAGGCCGTCGAGTCGCTGCCCGATGACGTGGACGCGGCCGTGGTGTGGCAGACGCTCTCGTACGGCGCCTTGGTCGGGGCCCGGGGCAACTCCGGCGTGATCGTCAGCCAGGCGCTGCGCGGTCTCGCCGAGGTGCTGAAGGACGGCCACGACCTGCGAGCCGGGCTGCTCAGGGCCGCCGTGCTGGCCAGGGAGGCGGTGGCCAGGCCGGTCGAGGGCACGGTGCTGAGCGTGCTGGAGTCCGCCGCGCGGGCCGTACAGGATGTGGACGGGGACCTGCACGAGGTGGCGCGGCAGGCGGCGGGGGAGGCGCGGGCGGCGCTCGGACGTACTCCGGATCAGCTCGACGTGCTGGCCCGCAGCGGCGTCGTGGACGCGGGCGGCGCAGGCGCGGCGATCGTGCTGGAGACCCTGGCCGCAGTGATCACTGACTCGTACGCCGACCACTACGACGTGCCCCCGCCCACCACGCGGGTGGCGCCGATGACCGAGGTCGGGGCGGGCTATGAGGTGATGTACCTGCTGGACGCCGACGACCGGGCGGTGGCCCGGCTGCGTGAAGAGCTCGACGCCATGGGCGACTCGCTCGTCGTGGTAGGCGGCGAAGGGCTGTGGAACGTGCACGTCCACGTGGCCGAGGCCGGTCCCGCCGTCGAGGCCGGGTTGCGGGCGGGACGGCCGCACCGGATCAAGATCACCTACCTGGCCGAGCGCACCCATCGCGGCAGCGCCGGCAGGGGCGTGGTGGCGGTGGCCGCCGGAGAAGGGATCGCGGCGTTGTTCGAGGAGTGCGGGGCCGTCGTCGTACGCCGCGCGCCCGGCGCCCGGCCCGCGCTCCCCGCCCTGCTGGCCGCGATCAGGCAGGCCGGCAGCGAGGTCGCGGTCCTGCCGAACGACGACGGCGTCGGCTCCGTCGCCGCCGCGGCGGCCGAGATCGCCCGCGAGGACGGCGTCACCGTCAGCGTGCTGCCCACCAAGGCGACCGTACAGGGGCTCGCGGCGCTGGCCGTGCACGATCCGCTGCGCCGCTTCGACGACGATGTGGTGGCGATGACCGACGCGGCGAGCCAGACCAGGTACGGGCACGTGACGGTGGCCGACAGGGAGGCCTTCACAAGCGCCGGGGTGTGCCGTCCCGGCGACGTGCTGGGCATGATCGAGGGCGACGTGGCGCTGATCGGCGGCACGCTGGAGCGGGTGGCCACGATGATCGTGGACAGGATGGTGGCCGGCGGCGGCGAGCTGGTGACGCTGGTGACGGGTGCCGAGGCGCCCGCGGGCCTGGCCGCCGGCATCGAGGAGCATCTGCGACATACCCGACCGGACGTGGACTTAGTGGTCTACGACGGCGAGCAGGGCGGCTACCCGCTGCTGATCGGTGTGGAGTAA
- the recG gene encoding ATP-dependent DNA helicase RecG, translating into MSRFDEPLTKALDPKTAKLLHSVLGLETVGDLLRHYPRRYAERGELTALDALEVDEHVTVVGEVTRLMRKPMRNRGGTWLEVEVVDGDGNKIYLAFFGKGSHVAESRLKPGRRGMFAGKVGLFGARGRPRWQLAHPEFELFEESEGSAEEFAAAPVPIYPAGKDLTPWAIRRAVGIVLDTLGPLDDPLPAELRVRQSLQPLADALVGIHRPKDFAEVGRARKRLKFDEAFVLQAVLLQRRQAATAWPAKPRPRRGDGLLAAFDERLPFSLTEGQAQVGEEIADDLAREHPMHRLLQGEVGAGKTVVALRAMLQVVDAGGQAALLAPTEVLAQQHHRSISTMLGDLAQGGMFGGTAVTLLTGSMGAAARRSALLDAASGTAGIVVGTHALLQEHVQFADLGLVVVDEQHRFGVEQRDALREKAGDGRPHVLVMTATPIPRTVAMTVFGDLEVSTLSQLPSGRAPITTHVVPAAEKPHYLERTWERVREEVALGRQAYIVCPRIGDLEGDEGDMGVVASGGASGEDERRPPLAVLDVAELLTQGPFHDLRVGTLHGKLPPEEKDAIMRSFTRGELDVLVATTVIEVGVDVPNSSVMIIMDADRFGVSQLHQLRGRVGRGGLPGLCLLVSDFPEGTPARLRLDAVAATLDGFELSRVDLEQRREGDVLGAAQSGKRSSLKLLQLLRDEDVIATAREEASALLTEDPDLTTHEELRAEIDRLLEDERADYLEKA; encoded by the coding sequence GTGAGCCGTTTCGACGAGCCTCTGACGAAGGCGCTCGACCCGAAGACCGCCAAGCTGCTGCACAGCGTGCTCGGCCTGGAGACGGTCGGTGACCTGCTGCGCCACTATCCGCGCCGCTACGCCGAGCGCGGCGAGCTGACCGCGCTGGACGCGCTCGAGGTGGACGAGCACGTGACCGTGGTCGGCGAGGTGACCAGGCTCATGCGCAAGCCCATGCGCAACCGCGGCGGCACCTGGCTGGAGGTCGAGGTCGTCGACGGTGACGGCAACAAGATCTACCTGGCGTTCTTCGGCAAGGGCTCTCATGTGGCCGAGTCACGGCTGAAGCCGGGGCGGCGCGGCATGTTCGCGGGCAAGGTGGGGCTGTTCGGGGCGCGGGGCAGGCCGCGCTGGCAGCTCGCGCACCCGGAGTTCGAGCTGTTCGAGGAGAGCGAGGGGAGCGCGGAGGAGTTCGCGGCGGCGCCGGTGCCGATCTACCCGGCGGGCAAGGACCTGACACCGTGGGCGATCAGGCGCGCGGTCGGCATCGTGCTCGACACCCTCGGCCCGCTGGACGACCCGCTGCCCGCCGAGCTGCGGGTGCGCCAAAGCCTGCAGCCGCTGGCCGACGCGCTGGTGGGAATCCACCGCCCGAAAGATTTCGCCGAGGTGGGGCGGGCACGCAAACGGCTGAAGTTCGACGAGGCGTTTGTCTTGCAGGCCGTGCTGCTGCAACGCCGCCAGGCGGCCACCGCCTGGCCCGCCAAGCCGCGGCCCAGGCGGGGCGACGGGCTGCTGGCGGCGTTCGACGAGCGGCTGCCGTTCTCGCTGACGGAGGGGCAGGCGCAGGTGGGTGAGGAGATCGCCGACGACCTCGCGCGCGAGCACCCGATGCACCGGCTGCTGCAGGGCGAGGTCGGCGCGGGCAAGACGGTGGTGGCGCTGCGCGCGATGTTGCAGGTGGTCGACGCGGGCGGGCAGGCCGCGCTCCTGGCCCCCACGGAGGTGCTCGCGCAGCAGCACCACCGCTCGATCAGCACCATGCTGGGCGACCTGGCGCAGGGCGGCATGTTCGGGGGCACGGCGGTCACGCTGCTGACCGGCTCCATGGGCGCGGCCGCCCGGCGCTCCGCCCTCCTCGACGCCGCCTCGGGCACCGCCGGGATCGTCGTCGGCACGCACGCGCTGCTGCAGGAGCACGTGCAGTTCGCCGACCTTGGGCTGGTCGTGGTCGACGAGCAGCACCGCTTCGGGGTCGAGCAGCGCGACGCGTTGCGCGAGAAGGCGGGGGACGGCCGGCCGCATGTCCTGGTCATGACCGCCACCCCGATCCCCCGCACGGTCGCCATGACCGTCTTCGGCGACCTGGAGGTCTCGACGCTGTCCCAGCTTCCGTCGGGCCGCGCCCCCATCACCACGCACGTCGTGCCGGCCGCGGAGAAGCCCCACTACCTGGAGCGCACCTGGGAGCGGGTGCGTGAGGAGGTGGCGCTGGGGCGGCAGGCCTACATCGTGTGCCCGCGCATCGGCGACCTGGAGGGCGACGAGGGCGACATGGGGGTCGTCGCGTCAGGAGGCGCTTCGGGGGAGGACGAGCGCCGCCCGCCGCTGGCCGTCCTGGACGTGGCCGAGCTGCTGACCCAGGGGCCTTTCCACGATCTGCGCGTCGGCACCCTGCACGGCAAGCTGCCGCCCGAGGAGAAGGACGCAATCATGCGCTCCTTCACCCGCGGCGAGCTCGACGTCCTGGTGGCCACGACGGTCATCGAGGTGGGCGTCGACGTGCCCAACTCCTCCGTCATGATCATCATGGACGCCGACCGCTTCGGCGTCTCCCAGCTCCACCAGCTGCGTGGCCGAGTGGGCCGCGGCGGCCTGCCCGGCCTGTGCCTCCTGGTCTCCGACTTCCCCGAGGGCACCCCTGCCCGCCTCCGCCTGGACGCGGTGGCCGCCACCCTGGACGGCTTCGAGTTGTCCCGAGTGGACCTGGAACAACGACGTGAGGGCGACGTCCTGGGCGCGGCCCAGTCGGGCAAGCGCTCGTCACTGAAGCTGTTGCAACTCCTGCGCGACGAGGACGTCATCGCCACCGCCAGAGAGGAGGCTTCCGCCCTCCTGACCGAAGACCCGGACCTCACGACCCACGAGGAACTGAGAGCCGAGATCGACCGGCTACTGGAGGACGAACGAGCCGATTATCTGGAGAAGGCCTGA
- the rsmD gene encoding 16S rRNA (guanine(966)-N(2))-methyltransferase RsmD gives MTRIIAGSAGGRRLTVPPGRGTRPTSDRAREGIFLTLDSLYGLHDARVMDLYAGSGAIGLEALSRGAAEAVMVESDPKAVRTIKANVQSLGLDGAHVVADKVMRVLAKTPDAPYDIVFADPPYAVSDAEVLAVLELLRDNGWLVEEGLVAFERESRGKVLVWPEGYVEERVRRYGEASVWYGRAAGNP, from the coding sequence ATGACTCGGATCATCGCGGGGAGCGCGGGTGGGCGGCGGTTGACCGTCCCGCCGGGGCGCGGGACGAGACCGACCAGCGACAGGGCGCGAGAAGGGATCTTCTTGACGCTCGATTCACTGTACGGACTCCACGACGCCCGGGTCATGGACCTCTACGCCGGCTCGGGCGCGATCGGCCTGGAGGCGCTGTCACGCGGAGCCGCCGAGGCCGTGATGGTCGAGTCCGACCCCAAGGCCGTAAGGACGATCAAGGCCAACGTCCAGTCCCTGGGCCTCGATGGCGCCCACGTGGTGGCCGACAAGGTGATGCGGGTCCTGGCCAAGACTCCGGACGCCCCGTACGACATCGTCTTCGCCGACCCGCCCTACGCCGTCTCCGACGCCGAGGTGCTCGCGGTCCTGGAGCTGTTGCGTGACAACGGCTGGCTGGTCGAGGAGGGGTTGGTGGCGTTCGAGAGGGAAAGCAGGGGAAAGGTCCTGGTGTGGCCCGAAGGGTACGTTGAGGAGAGGGTCCGTCGCTATGGCGAAGCGTCTGTTTGGTACGGTCGCGCCGCCGGGAACCCGTAG
- the coaD gene encoding pantetheine-phosphate adenylyltransferase — MRRVVCPGSFDPITNGHLDIIGRSARLYDEVTVAVLINVEKSSLFTVDERIEILQTVTKDFDNVKVRKFHGLLVDFCKQNGIPAIVKGIRVVSDFDYELQMAQLNYRLSGVETLFMPTNPEYSFLSSSRVKEIARYGGDVSGLVPDLVHKLLIERLRG; from the coding sequence TTGCGCCGCGTAGTCTGCCCGGGGTCGTTCGACCCCATCACCAATGGCCACCTCGACATCATCGGCCGCTCGGCGCGCCTGTATGACGAGGTGACCGTGGCCGTGCTCATCAACGTCGAGAAGAGCAGCCTGTTCACGGTTGATGAACGCATCGAGATCCTGCAGACCGTGACCAAGGATTTCGACAACGTCAAGGTTCGGAAGTTCCACGGCCTGCTGGTGGACTTCTGCAAACAGAACGGCATCCCCGCCATCGTCAAGGGCATCAGGGTGGTCAGCGACTTCGACTACGAGTTGCAGATGGCCCAGCTCAACTACCGCCTGTCGGGGGTGGAGACGCTGTTCATGCCCACGAACCCCGAATACTCGTTCCTGTCCTCCAGCCGGGTGAAGGAGATCGCCCGGTATGGGGGGGACGTCTCGGGCCTGGTGCCGGATCTCGTTCACAAGCTGCTCATCGAGCGGCTCAGGGGCTGA
- a CDS encoding YceD family protein gives MTQHLDPRSPWVISTHDLGKRPGTMRQMTLTLPAPADLGVDMIGVPKDAEVELDLRLEAVMEGVLVSGTAQAPLAGECARCLDPVSSDIEVDLQELFFYSDEDASDEDSLLDGELLDLEPTFRDAVVLALPLSPVCREDCEGLCVECGIKLAEAGSDHRHEKIDARWASLQGLVTDKDNDQEK, from the coding sequence ATGACTCAGCACCTCGACCCCCGCTCCCCGTGGGTGATCTCCACTCATGACCTGGGTAAGCGGCCGGGCACGATGCGGCAGATGACTCTGACCCTCCCGGCACCGGCGGATCTCGGCGTCGACATGATCGGTGTCCCCAAGGACGCCGAAGTCGAGCTGGATCTCCGGCTCGAAGCAGTGATGGAAGGCGTGCTCGTGTCCGGCACGGCGCAGGCCCCGCTCGCCGGGGAGTGCGCGCGCTGCCTGGACCCGGTCTCCTCGGACATCGAGGTGGACCTGCAGGAGCTGTTCTTCTACTCCGACGAGGACGCCTCGGACGAGGATTCGCTGCTCGACGGTGAGCTGCTCGACCTCGAGCCGACGTTCCGCGACGCGGTGGTGCTCGCACTGCCGCTGAGCCCGGTGTGCCGCGAGGACTGCGAGGGGCTCTGCGTGGAGTGTGGGATCAAGCTGGCCGAGGCCGGCAGCGATCACCGGCACGAGAAGATCGACGCCCGCTGGGCGTCGTTGCAAGGTCTGGTTACCGACAAAGATAACGATCAGGAGAAGTGA
- the rpmF gene encoding 50S ribosomal protein L32: protein MAVPKRKMSRSNTRARRSQWKTTAVALVSCPQCRSPKQPHIACPTCGTYNRRQVIEPSA from the coding sequence GTGGCCGTCCCGAAGCGAAAGATGTCGCGGAGCAACACCCGCGCCCGTCGCTCCCAGTGGAAGACGACTGCCGTCGCCCTGGTGAGCTGCCCGCAGTGCCGTTCGCCGAAGCAGCCGCACATCGCGTGCCCCACCTGCGGCACCTACAACCGTCGTCAGGTCATCGAGCCGTCCGCCTGA
- the rnc gene encoding ribonuclease III: MAVEVARDELERVLSVGLDHDILERALTHRSYAYENGGLPTNERLEFLGDSVLGLVVTDTLYRNHPDLPEGQLAKLRAAVVNMRALADVARNLGLGKFLRLGRGEEGTGGRDKSSILADTLEALIGAIYVDKGLDEAFRVVHVLFDPLIVRSASLGAGLDWKTSLQELTASEALGVPEYHVEESGPDHAKSFTAMVRVGGESYGSGTGRSKKEAEQQAAEAAWTRIRARREQRESQPAG, translated from the coding sequence GTGGCCGTGGAGGTCGCCAGAGACGAGCTGGAGCGGGTTCTGTCGGTCGGTCTCGACCACGACATTCTCGAGCGGGCGCTGACGCACCGCTCCTACGCGTACGAGAACGGCGGCCTGCCCACCAACGAGCGCCTGGAGTTCCTGGGCGACTCGGTGCTGGGCCTGGTCGTCACCGACACCCTCTACCGCAACCACCCCGACCTGCCCGAGGGCCAGCTGGCGAAGCTGCGGGCGGCGGTGGTCAACATGCGCGCTCTCGCGGATGTGGCCCGCAACCTGGGCCTGGGCAAGTTCCTCCGGCTCGGCAGGGGCGAGGAGGGCACGGGCGGCCGCGACAAGTCGTCGATCCTGGCCGACACGCTGGAGGCCCTGATCGGCGCGATCTACGTCGACAAGGGGCTGGACGAGGCGTTCCGGGTCGTGCACGTGCTGTTCGATCCGCTGATCGTGCGCTCGGCCTCGCTCGGCGCCGGGCTCGACTGGAAGACCTCGCTGCAGGAGCTGACCGCCTCCGAGGCGCTCGGCGTGCCCGAATACCACGTCGAGGAGAGCGGCCCCGATCACGCCAAGTCGTTCACGGCCATGGTGCGGGTCGGCGGCGAGTCCTACGGCTCGGGCACCGGGCGCAGCAAGAAGGAGGCCGAGCAGCAGGCGGCCGAGGCGGCGTGGACCCGTATCAGGGCCCGGCGCGAGCAGCGGGAGAGCCAGCCGGCCGGCTGA